A genomic region of Kribbella sp. NBC_00382 contains the following coding sequences:
- a CDS encoding alpha/beta fold hydrolase, with amino-acid sequence MTTELLRLPDGRQAQYWCGGDPDGRVVFFLHGCPDTRHAAYCGDVAARRTGVRLIAVNRPGYGLSTEAASSHLSVADDVAAVADLLGVGRYGVLGMSIGGPYALACAARHPERVTAVGVVASPAEVPALDPPYHRDDLTTEQKDFFEALAELPVETGVELMRPEFEVYVETLAPGDPDDDALAGRFCAGLGPLDAEVVRRQTAAEIAAATREALVNTAGYLRDAAISFRRWDFRPGAISCPVSLWYGELDANASVRNGEWLAERIPEAALIVRPGEGHLGSLHNHWDEVLGRLE; translated from the coding sequence CTGACGACGGAGCTGCTGCGCCTGCCCGATGGACGGCAGGCGCAGTACTGGTGCGGCGGCGACCCGGATGGGCGGGTCGTCTTCTTCCTGCACGGGTGCCCGGACACACGGCACGCGGCGTACTGCGGGGACGTGGCGGCCCGGCGTACGGGCGTGCGGTTGATCGCGGTCAACCGGCCGGGGTACGGGTTGTCGACAGAGGCTGCGTCGAGCCATTTGTCCGTGGCGGATGATGTCGCGGCTGTGGCTGACTTGCTGGGCGTCGGGCGGTACGGCGTACTGGGGATGTCTATCGGTGGGCCGTATGCGCTGGCGTGCGCCGCGAGGCATCCGGAGCGGGTGACGGCGGTGGGGGTGGTGGCGAGTCCGGCTGAGGTGCCGGCTCTTGATCCGCCGTACCACCGGGACGATCTCACGACGGAGCAGAAGGACTTCTTCGAGGCGCTGGCGGAGCTTCCGGTGGAGACGGGGGTTGAACTGATGCGGCCGGAGTTCGAGGTGTACGTCGAGACGCTCGCGCCTGGGGATCCGGATGACGACGCGCTGGCTGGGCGGTTCTGTGCTGGGTTGGGGCCGCTCGATGCTGAGGTTGTCCGTCGGCAGACTGCTGCGGAGATCGCCGCAGCCACTCGGGAGGCGCTGGTGAACACGGCCGGCTATCTGCGCGATGCCGCGATCTCCTTCAGGCGTTGGGATTTCCGGCCTGGGGCGATCAGCTGCCCGGTGAGTCTCTGGTACGGCGAACTCGACGCCAATGCGTCGGTGCGCAACGGTGAGTGGCTCGCCGAACGAATCCCGGAGGCCGCGTTAATCGTTCGTCCGGGGGAGGGGCATCTCGGTAGTCTGCACAACCACTGGGACGAGGTGCTCGGCAGATTGGAGTAG
- a CDS encoding DinB family protein, with the protein MNEVLFDAVRHNNWATAQLIAFCRDQNFTAEQLEVTGVGTFGGILATLHHIVTCDGSYLRRLADSDLLPWADGSKPDADFATLAEWAEEARLLWEDVLTKPIDVERVIIVDNGTRACHAGIFIAQSLNHANHHREQICAILTGFGIDPPDIQAWEYAWSTARIWDLPDE; encoded by the coding sequence GTGAACGAGGTGCTCTTCGACGCGGTACGGCACAACAACTGGGCGACCGCGCAGCTGATCGCGTTCTGCCGGGATCAGAACTTCACCGCGGAGCAGCTCGAGGTGACCGGCGTCGGCACCTTCGGCGGCATCCTCGCGACGCTGCACCACATCGTCACCTGCGACGGCAGCTACCTGCGCCGGCTGGCGGACAGCGACCTGCTCCCGTGGGCCGACGGCAGCAAACCGGACGCCGACTTCGCCACCCTCGCCGAGTGGGCCGAGGAAGCCCGCCTCCTCTGGGAAGACGTCCTCACCAAACCGATCGACGTCGAGCGAGTCATCATCGTCGACAACGGCACCCGCGCCTGCCACGCCGGCATCTTCATCGCCCAGTCCCTGAATCACGCCAACCACCACCGCGAACAGATCTGCGCCATCCTCACCGGCTTCGGCATAGACCCCCCAGACATCCAAGCCTGGGAATACGCCTGGTCCACCGCCAGGATCTGGGACCTGCCCGACGAGTAG
- a CDS encoding response regulator transcription factor has translation MVTPIRVLLVEDQGLVRAGFRMVVESQDDLTVVGEAGDGLSAVREAERLGPDVVVMDVRMPGIDGVEATRRTVALECSPRVIMLTTYDLDEYALAAIRAGASGFLLKDAPPEEMLAAIRTVHAGDAVLAASTTRRLLEHLAPGEDAAAVQAVAALTEREREVLIAIARGRSNAEIAEQLTVSPGTVKTHVSNLLAKLGIRDRVQAVVVAYEAGLVRPGRP, from the coding sequence GTGGTGACGCCGATTCGGGTGTTGCTGGTGGAGGATCAGGGGTTGGTGCGGGCTGGGTTCCGGATGGTGGTTGAGTCGCAGGATGACCTCACCGTGGTGGGGGAAGCCGGCGACGGGCTCAGTGCGGTGCGGGAGGCTGAGCGGTTGGGGCCGGATGTGGTGGTGATGGATGTTCGGATGCCGGGGATCGACGGGGTTGAGGCGACTCGGCGTACGGTCGCGTTGGAGTGCTCGCCTCGGGTGATCATGCTGACCACGTACGACCTGGATGAGTACGCGCTGGCAGCGATCCGCGCCGGCGCCAGTGGGTTCTTGCTCAAGGATGCGCCGCCGGAAGAGATGCTCGCGGCGATCCGGACCGTACATGCCGGTGATGCAGTACTGGCCGCATCCACCACCCGGCGACTGCTCGAACACCTTGCACCTGGGGAGGACGCGGCCGCAGTACAGGCTGTTGCAGCACTGACCGAGCGGGAGCGAGAGGTGCTGATCGCGATCGCCCGCGGCCGGTCGAATGCCGAGATCGCCGAACAGCTGACCGTCTCGCCCGGCACCGTGAAGACCCATGTCAGCAACCTCCTCGCCAAGCTCGGAATCAGGGACCGAGTCCAAGCGGTAGTAGTCGCCTACGAGGCCGGCCTGGTCCGCCCAGGCCGGCCCTGA
- a CDS encoding sensor histidine kinase, with the protein MLGERVESWVRSHELAVDAASAGLLLSGCLLFEVIAGSDWGSFALTVLLVVPLVVRRRSAVVCAALVMAAALLQWLTVRDGAGALPADVAVPMAVYALSAYGPLWAARVGVGSGLVGAVLGGVSWPQLAVGASAHVLLGAFIASTVLAAWAFGTLHRVRLEQLAARDRLAVLAERNRIAREMHDVVAHSLAVLIAQADGGRYAAARSPEAGTAALTTIATYARQALTETRHILGVLRDAPTPATPPPPGPGLADIPALITQLQTSGLPVTLTMPVDPPAAVTKPGLELAAYRIVQEALTNVMKHAASTAHAEVSLHWISGELQLTITNDAARTSSVSETPTTNAAPVPGADPDGWAGVRGSAGSRTGRGGYGLVGVRERAEAYGGTVEAGPRAEGGWRLEVRLPW; encoded by the coding sequence GTGCTTGGCGAGCGGGTGGAATCCTGGGTGCGCTCGCATGAATTAGCTGTCGACGCGGCCTCGGCGGGGTTGCTGCTGAGCGGTTGCTTGCTCTTCGAGGTGATCGCCGGGAGTGACTGGGGATCCTTCGCGCTGACCGTGTTGCTGGTGGTGCCGCTGGTCGTGCGTCGGCGTTCTGCGGTTGTCTGTGCGGCTTTGGTGATGGCGGCTGCGCTGCTCCAGTGGTTGACGGTGCGCGACGGTGCTGGTGCGTTGCCTGCTGATGTCGCCGTACCGATGGCGGTCTACGCCCTGTCGGCGTACGGGCCGCTGTGGGCTGCGCGGGTGGGAGTCGGCTCGGGGCTGGTTGGTGCGGTACTGGGTGGGGTGTCGTGGCCGCAGTTGGCGGTCGGTGCGTCGGCGCATGTGCTGCTGGGTGCGTTCATCGCCAGCACGGTCCTGGCGGCGTGGGCGTTCGGTACGTTGCATCGCGTGCGGTTGGAGCAGTTGGCAGCGCGGGACCGGCTGGCGGTACTGGCCGAGCGCAACCGAATCGCCCGGGAGATGCATGACGTGGTGGCGCACTCCCTCGCAGTACTGATCGCGCAGGCCGACGGTGGTCGCTACGCCGCCGCCCGCTCCCCCGAGGCCGGTACCGCAGCCCTCACCACAATCGCCACCTACGCCCGCCAAGCCCTAACAGAAACCCGCCACATCCTCGGCGTACTACGAGACGCCCCGACCCCGGCTACCCCGCCCCCTCCCGGCCCCGGCCTAGCCGACATCCCCGCCCTCATCACCCAACTCCAAACCAGCGGCCTGCCCGTCACCCTCACCATGCCAGTGGACCCACCCGCCGCCGTCACCAAGCCCGGCCTAGAACTAGCCGCCTACCGAATAGTCCAGGAAGCCCTGACCAACGTGATGAAGCACGCAGCCTCCACCGCCCACGCAGAGGTCTCCCTCCACTGGATCTCCGGCGAACTACAGCTCACCATCACCAACGACGCCGCTCGGACGTCATCCGTCTCCGAGACGCCAACTACCAATGCGGCGCCGGTGCCCGGAGCTGACCCCGACGGGTGGGCCGGAGTGCGCGGTTCCGCGGGCAGCCGGACCGGCCGGGGCGGGTATGGGTTGGTTGGAGTGCGGGAGCGGGCTGAGGCATACGGCGGGACAGTGGAAGCTGGGCCGCGGGCCGAAGGTGGCTGGCGCTTGGAGGTGCGACTTCCGTGGTGA
- a CDS encoding 2-hydroxyacid dehydrogenase: MSRPTVLMPGPMNETVLTGTAEQFDVIRLWEADDPEAVLAERAKDITAVATGGTAIDGAFLDRLPAVRIVASFGVGYDKIDAAAAAERGVIVTNTPGVLDDEVADTAMGLLLMTARELSRAERYLRAGSWPDGAYPLTKATLNGRTMGILGLGRIGEAIAKRAQAFGISIAYHNRHRKDVAYSYYPTLLELAAAVDILMIVIPGGDETRHLVNAEILQALGPDGILINVARGTVVDEEALAEALRTNTILSAGLDVFEHEPQVHPALLDLPNAVLLPHVGSATIPTRNAMGQLVIDNLTNWFTHGTPLTPVQESADLVRKLGG, from the coding sequence ATGTCACGTCCGACTGTGCTGATGCCCGGCCCGATGAACGAGACCGTGCTGACCGGGACCGCGGAGCAGTTCGACGTGATCCGGTTGTGGGAGGCGGACGATCCGGAGGCAGTACTGGCCGAGCGGGCCAAGGACATCACCGCCGTCGCGACCGGTGGTACAGCGATCGACGGCGCGTTCCTCGACCGGCTGCCCGCGGTGCGGATCGTCGCGAGCTTCGGCGTCGGGTACGACAAGATCGACGCGGCAGCGGCTGCGGAACGTGGGGTGATCGTCACCAACACCCCCGGCGTACTGGACGACGAGGTCGCCGACACCGCTATGGGCCTGCTGCTGATGACGGCCCGCGAACTCTCCCGCGCCGAGCGCTATCTCCGCGCCGGCTCGTGGCCCGACGGCGCCTATCCGTTGACCAAGGCAACCTTGAACGGCCGCACGATGGGCATCCTCGGCCTCGGCCGGATCGGCGAGGCGATCGCGAAGCGGGCCCAGGCGTTCGGCATCTCCATCGCGTACCACAACCGCCACCGCAAAGACGTTGCCTACAGCTACTACCCGACCCTGCTGGAATTGGCCGCCGCCGTAGACATCCTGATGATCGTCATCCCCGGCGGCGACGAAACCCGCCACCTGGTCAACGCCGAGATCCTCCAGGCCCTGGGCCCCGACGGCATCCTCATCAACGTCGCCCGCGGCACCGTCGTAGACGAAGAAGCTCTCGCAGAAGCCCTACGCACCAACACAATCCTCAGCGCCGGCCTAGACGTCTTCGAACACGAACCCCAGGTCCACCCAGCCCTCCTGGACCTCCCCAACGCAGTCCTGCTCCCCCACGTAGGCTCCGCCACCATCCCCACCCGCAACGCCATGGGCCAACTCGTCATCGACAACCTCACCAACTGGTTCACCCACGGCACCCCGCTCACCCCTGTCCAGGAATCCGCCGATCTGGTACGAAAGCTGGGTGGCTGA
- a CDS encoding magnesium and cobalt transport protein CorA, whose translation MIIDCAYYRDGRRQHVGAMSVEDAASHCRLGGFVWLGLFDPSTEELAQVSKNFGLHELAVEDAQTFHLRPKVEPYEGDIRLVILRTARYDDKREEVDFGEVSVFVGPSFVITVRQGVASELHGARTRLEQRPELLENGTNSVLWAILDQVVDTYGPVVAELERDIEEVERTVFAGTVAPTERIYFLRREVTDFYRAVHPLLAVLATLERGARSTGLLPYFRDVHDHLVLVNEEVAAQRDLLATVLEANMAVISVEQTKVSVQQNATIEQLTILATVFLPLTFVTGFFGQNFGWLVDHVGAFWDFAVLGLGGLLIPCIVLFIWIRRQRATRGT comes from the coding sequence ATGATCATCGACTGCGCTTATTACCGGGACGGCCGCCGGCAGCACGTCGGGGCGATGTCGGTGGAGGATGCCGCGTCGCATTGCCGGCTGGGCGGGTTCGTCTGGCTCGGGCTGTTCGATCCGTCGACGGAGGAGCTGGCACAGGTCAGCAAGAACTTCGGGCTGCACGAGCTCGCTGTCGAGGACGCCCAGACGTTCCATCTGCGGCCGAAGGTCGAGCCGTACGAGGGCGACATCCGGCTCGTCATCCTGCGCACAGCCCGGTACGACGACAAGCGCGAGGAAGTCGACTTCGGTGAGGTCAGCGTGTTCGTCGGACCGTCGTTCGTGATCACCGTCCGGCAGGGGGTCGCCAGCGAGCTGCACGGCGCCCGGACCCGGCTCGAGCAACGCCCCGAGCTGTTGGAGAACGGGACGAACTCGGTGCTCTGGGCAATCCTCGACCAGGTCGTGGACACGTACGGGCCGGTCGTGGCCGAGCTCGAGCGCGACATCGAGGAGGTCGAGCGGACCGTGTTCGCCGGAACCGTGGCGCCGACCGAGCGGATCTACTTCCTCCGGCGGGAGGTGACCGACTTCTACCGTGCGGTGCACCCGCTGCTCGCAGTACTGGCGACGCTCGAACGCGGAGCGCGGAGTACCGGATTGTTGCCGTACTTCCGTGACGTCCACGACCACCTCGTGCTGGTGAACGAGGAGGTCGCCGCCCAACGCGACCTGCTCGCGACCGTGCTGGAGGCGAACATGGCGGTGATCTCGGTGGAGCAGACGAAGGTCAGCGTCCAGCAGAACGCGACCATCGAGCAGCTCACCATCCTCGCGACCGTCTTCCTGCCGCTGACCTTCGTGACCGGCTTCTTCGGCCAGAACTTCGGCTGGCTGGTCGACCACGTCGGCGCCTTCTGGGACTTCGCCGTCCTCGGCCTAGGCGGCCTGCTGATCCCTTGCATCGTCCTCTTCATCTGGATCCGCCGCCAACGCGCCACCCGCGGCACGTAG
- the uppS gene encoding polyprenyl diphosphate synthase — MPATSPLYALYVRRLRAQLAGRALPEHIGVVTDGNRRWARGKGHSNPSVGHRRGAEHIENLLGWCETAGVPHVTVFLCSTENLAKRDDAEVAYLMEVVEEIVAGRLAQPGGRWQVHIAGLLDLLPDSTAHALKNAVDATKDVATGNHITLAIGYGGRQEVVEAVRSLLESEADSGNDLNGLAETLNADDITKHLYNVGQPDPDLIIRTSGEQRMSNFLLWQSAYSELYFCEAYWPAFREVDFLRALRSYADRHRRRGA; from the coding sequence ATGCCCGCCACCAGTCCGTTGTATGCCTTGTACGTCCGTCGCCTCCGGGCTCAGCTTGCTGGGCGCGCGTTGCCCGAGCACATCGGTGTGGTGACGGATGGGAACCGGCGCTGGGCGCGCGGTAAGGGGCACAGCAATCCGAGTGTCGGTCATCGGCGCGGCGCCGAGCACATCGAGAACCTGCTCGGCTGGTGCGAGACGGCCGGCGTACCGCATGTCACCGTCTTCCTCTGCTCGACGGAGAATCTCGCCAAGCGCGACGACGCCGAGGTCGCGTACCTGATGGAGGTCGTCGAGGAGATCGTCGCCGGCCGGCTCGCGCAACCCGGCGGACGCTGGCAGGTCCACATCGCCGGGCTGCTCGATCTGCTGCCGGACAGTACGGCGCACGCGCTGAAGAACGCCGTCGACGCGACCAAGGACGTCGCCACCGGAAACCACATCACGCTGGCGATCGGGTACGGCGGTCGCCAGGAGGTGGTGGAGGCGGTCCGCTCGCTGCTCGAGTCCGAGGCGGATTCCGGCAACGATCTCAACGGCCTGGCCGAGACGCTGAACGCGGACGACATCACCAAGCACCTCTACAACGTCGGCCAGCCCGACCCCGACCTGATCATCCGGACGAGCGGCGAGCAACGGATGTCGAACTTCCTTCTCTGGCAGAGCGCCTACTCCGAGCTCTACTTCTGCGAGGCGTACTGGCCGGCCTTCCGCGAGGTCGACTTCCTCCGAGCCCTCCGCTCCTACGCCGACCGCCACCGCCGCCGCGGCGCGTGA
- a CDS encoding MmcQ/YjbR family DNA-binding protein: MADQDDVRRIALALPEVRESDDTFAFSVPNKGKDKGIAWIWMRRDAPKQPRIPEPEVLAIRVNGNTEKQALLAADPTKFFTEPHYNGFPAILVRLPTITPEELTELLTEAWRTQAPKALVKAFDA, from the coding sequence GTGGCTGACCAGGACGACGTACGCCGGATCGCACTGGCACTCCCAGAGGTCCGCGAGAGCGACGACACCTTCGCCTTCTCCGTGCCCAACAAAGGCAAGGACAAGGGCATCGCCTGGATCTGGATGCGCCGCGACGCCCCGAAGCAGCCGCGCATCCCCGAACCCGAAGTACTCGCGATCCGCGTCAACGGCAACACCGAGAAACAGGCCCTCCTGGCCGCCGACCCCACCAAGTTCTTCACCGAACCCCACTACAACGGCTTCCCCGCCATCCTGGTCCGCCTCCCCACCATCACCCCCGAAGAACTAACAGAACTCCTCACCGAAGCCTGGCGAACCCAAGCCCCGAAAGCCCTGGTCAAAGCCTTCGACGCCTAG
- a CDS encoding DUF1905 domain-containing protein has protein sequence MQLEFSGEIWFWRGPAPWYFVTVPEPECLDLQASSAYVSYGWGMIPVTAQIGGTEWTTSLFPKDGQYIVPLKTAVRSAESLDEGDTIVVQLTVAD, from the coding sequence GTGCAGCTCGAGTTCAGCGGTGAGATCTGGTTCTGGCGAGGACCCGCGCCCTGGTACTTCGTGACGGTGCCGGAGCCCGAATGCCTCGATCTGCAGGCGTCGTCGGCGTACGTGAGCTACGGCTGGGGGATGATCCCGGTCACCGCCCAGATCGGCGGGACCGAGTGGACGACCTCGCTGTTCCCGAAGGACGGCCAGTACATCGTCCCGCTGAAGACCGCCGTCCGCTCAGCGGAGTCCCTCGACGAGGGCGACACCATCGTCGTCCAGCTGACCGTCGCCGACTGA
- a CDS encoding alpha/beta hydrolase, with amino-acid sequence MQKPLAAALAATLTITAATSVATNTAVAASAVTAAPKLGWHVCSTGPADETGQRLDAVGAQCAELQVPLDYSHPAGRQITVAIARRLATDTKHRQGTLVVNVGGPEASRQGVNAFLDASPQVAATFDLVGIDPRFFGRSTPLECNWPTDRYLNLVQFGTPDRASFKRSVALAKDLADRCAPYADVLPFASTRNTARDMDRVRAALGEQRISFLGWSYGTYLGAVYLQLFPGRSDRFVLDSSHGPDSYGPRWTRETASADAGALADWASWVARRNTKYGLGTTKARVLAAVDHIAAVAKRRPLQVGTHRVDAGMLPGLLLTVVDTDELYGEFSAQVRVLRDAADGLVVTPTAMQEERFGLYELGDVIPEFGFSATNANQCADRAAPRDPEVYYRDIQAHLAAEPLYGPLARHITPCAFWPTSPVEQPTVIDNNRPALIVSASGDPATPYAGQVAMHRALKGSRQLTVTGAYRHGVFPYSSCVDDTVNRYLAEGKLPRNDLTCPPA; translated from the coding sequence ATGCAAAAACCCCTGGCAGCGGCCCTCGCCGCAACCTTGACCATCACCGCCGCGACTTCCGTCGCGACAAACACCGCCGTAGCGGCCTCCGCAGTCACGGCGGCGCCGAAGCTTGGCTGGCATGTGTGCAGCACCGGCCCTGCCGACGAGACTGGCCAGCGGCTGGATGCGGTGGGCGCGCAGTGCGCGGAGTTGCAGGTTCCACTCGACTACAGCCATCCGGCCGGCCGGCAGATCACCGTCGCCATCGCCCGCCGGCTCGCGACCGACACGAAGCATCGCCAAGGCACCCTTGTCGTCAATGTCGGCGGCCCCGAAGCCTCACGGCAGGGAGTGAACGCTTTCCTCGACGCCTCCCCGCAGGTCGCCGCGACCTTCGACCTCGTCGGCATCGACCCGCGCTTCTTCGGTCGCAGCACCCCGCTCGAATGCAACTGGCCGACCGACCGCTACCTGAACCTCGTCCAGTTCGGCACCCCCGATCGCGCCTCGTTCAAGCGCAGCGTCGCCCTCGCGAAGGACCTCGCCGACCGCTGTGCCCCGTACGCCGATGTGCTCCCCTTCGCATCCACCCGCAACACCGCCCGCGACATGGACCGAGTCCGCGCGGCGCTCGGCGAGCAGCGGATCTCCTTCCTGGGTTGGTCATATGGCACATATCTCGGTGCCGTCTACCTCCAGCTGTTCCCCGGCCGCAGCGACCGATTCGTCCTCGACAGTTCGCACGGGCCGGACTCCTACGGGCCGCGGTGGACTCGTGAGACGGCGTCCGCGGACGCCGGCGCGCTGGCCGATTGGGCGAGTTGGGTTGCGCGTCGCAATACGAAGTACGGGCTTGGTACTACCAAAGCGCGGGTGCTTGCGGCGGTCGATCACATCGCGGCGGTGGCTAAGCGGCGGCCGCTGCAGGTTGGTACGCATCGGGTTGATGCGGGGATGCTTCCGGGGCTGTTGCTGACTGTGGTTGATACGGATGAGCTGTATGGCGAGTTCAGCGCGCAGGTTCGGGTACTGCGGGATGCGGCTGATGGGTTGGTGGTCACGCCGACCGCGATGCAGGAGGAGCGGTTCGGGCTGTACGAGCTGGGTGACGTGATTCCTGAGTTCGGCTTCAGCGCTACCAATGCCAACCAGTGCGCGGATCGGGCGGCACCTCGCGATCCGGAGGTCTACTACCGGGATATCCAGGCGCATCTCGCTGCTGAGCCGCTGTACGGGCCGTTGGCTCGGCACATCACCCCGTGCGCGTTCTGGCCGACCTCTCCGGTGGAGCAGCCGACGGTGATCGACAACAACCGGCCGGCCTTGATAGTGAGCGCCAGCGGCGACCCTGCCACGCCGTACGCCGGACAGGTCGCCATGCACCGAGCACTCAAAGGCTCCCGCCAACTAACGGTCACCGGCGCCTACCGCCACGGCGTCTTCCCCTACAGCTCCTGCGTAGACGACACCGTCAACCGCTACCTCGCCGAAGGCAAGCTGCCACGGAACGACCTCACCTGTCCGCCTGCTTAA
- a CDS encoding VOC family protein, whose protein sequence is MASRLNPYIGFNGDARQAFEFYKEVFGGELALNTFGEFGASDVPDADKIMHAMLETPQGYTLMGSDTPSHLDFQPGNNISVSLSGDDSAELHGLFDKLAEGGTVTMPLEKQMWGDEFGMVADKFGVSWMINIGQPQG, encoded by the coding sequence ATGGCATCACGACTCAATCCGTACATCGGCTTCAACGGGGACGCGCGGCAGGCCTTCGAGTTCTACAAGGAGGTCTTCGGCGGCGAGCTGGCGCTCAACACGTTCGGCGAGTTCGGGGCGTCGGACGTTCCGGACGCCGACAAGATCATGCACGCGATGCTGGAGACGCCGCAGGGCTACACGCTGATGGGATCGGACACTCCGTCGCATCTGGACTTCCAGCCGGGCAACAACATCTCGGTCAGCCTGAGTGGTGACGACAGTGCCGAGCTGCACGGGCTCTTCGACAAGCTCGCCGAGGGCGGCACGGTGACGATGCCGCTGGAGAAGCAGATGTGGGGCGACGAGTTCGGCATGGTCGCCGACAAGTTCGGGGTCTCCTGGATGATCAACATCGGCCAACCACAGGGCTGA
- a CDS encoding heparinase II/III domain-containing protein, with translation MAVAKPVRPGIAVLPDLPEVEVAQFEPGESNVVPPVMPPAADVKSLAGKATATGTYTCTGFSTVDDKTSVAMLKADKFAWGPYPAYKVGNGSGNINWRLNPYKNRSWYMWFHSLRWLGQGIVAAGKGDTTAMARVAAISKDWVADNPYSWTADVGANESTMHRTNVLICLRQAIMAGLGVTALPAAYKWIDVALVNHARFLTANWSGAWNHGTDESIALFGVGCTLNRNDYKATAQNRLAAGITTAIDSQGSSNEQSTAYAQFNYYLWGRAVTALTACGANPGTTITARRKLMAGWLALATNSLGKLHQLGDSEVVATGADPGTPLAYAGSLGREGTPPSRRIGAFSAGYVFGRTGWGETRPFTQESTYSIRYGPARAMHGHGDHTAITYTSHGRDILIDGGHSGYQRDVWRTWVVSPAAASAMTTPLAADTRPVTKLTRSVINPTSEFYEFADVPGAGISRHRGVLVLKNPDLIVALDWASATKAQQFQTLWHLPSDQKATVYSRTTAIGMKPGDTTRTILFQVPYRQPLPRGAILVKQGQTNPIQGWHYPNIFTRKSAPTLMFARSGTRASILSVIAPVRATGSVQYKGRWSGTTYVVDLVVAGVKTSFGITPAGSLYRVR, from the coding sequence ATGGCGGTTGCCAAGCCGGTGAGGCCCGGGATCGCGGTGCTGCCCGACTTGCCCGAGGTGGAGGTGGCGCAGTTCGAGCCGGGCGAGAGCAACGTCGTACCGCCTGTCATGCCGCCGGCGGCCGACGTAAAGAGTTTGGCAGGCAAGGCGACCGCGACTGGTACCTACACCTGCACGGGCTTCAGCACGGTCGATGACAAGACCTCTGTGGCCATGCTCAAGGCGGACAAGTTCGCGTGGGGTCCTTACCCGGCGTACAAGGTCGGCAACGGCAGCGGGAACATCAACTGGCGGCTCAATCCCTACAAGAACCGCAGCTGGTACATGTGGTTCCACTCGCTGCGCTGGCTCGGGCAAGGGATCGTCGCAGCCGGCAAGGGGGATACCACCGCGATGGCCCGGGTCGCCGCGATCAGCAAGGACTGGGTCGCCGACAATCCGTACTCCTGGACGGCGGACGTAGGCGCCAACGAGTCGACGATGCACCGGACCAACGTGCTGATCTGCCTGCGCCAAGCCATCATGGCAGGGCTGGGCGTCACAGCGTTGCCAGCGGCGTACAAGTGGATCGACGTCGCGCTGGTCAACCACGCCAGGTTCCTGACCGCCAACTGGAGTGGGGCGTGGAACCACGGTACGGACGAGAGCATCGCGCTGTTCGGCGTCGGCTGCACCCTGAATCGCAACGACTACAAGGCGACCGCGCAGAACCGGCTGGCGGCCGGAATCACCACCGCGATCGACTCGCAGGGTTCGTCCAACGAGCAGTCGACGGCTTATGCCCAGTTCAACTACTACCTCTGGGGCCGTGCCGTCACCGCGCTCACAGCCTGCGGAGCCAACCCCGGTACGACGATCACCGCGCGGCGAAAGTTGATGGCCGGCTGGCTTGCGCTCGCTACCAACTCCCTCGGCAAACTGCACCAGCTCGGCGACTCGGAAGTGGTCGCTACTGGCGCGGACCCTGGTACGCCGCTGGCTTACGCGGGGAGCCTCGGCCGTGAGGGCACTCCTCCGAGCCGGCGGATCGGTGCCTTCAGTGCGGGCTATGTATTCGGTCGCACGGGGTGGGGCGAGACGCGTCCGTTCACGCAGGAGTCGACGTACAGCATCCGGTACGGGCCGGCGCGGGCCATGCACGGTCACGGCGACCACACGGCCATCACCTACACGTCGCATGGCCGGGACATCCTGATCGACGGCGGTCACTCCGGCTACCAGAGAGACGTCTGGCGTACTTGGGTGGTCAGTCCGGCCGCGGCCAGTGCCATGACGACTCCGTTGGCCGCGGATACTCGCCCGGTCACCAAGTTGACCCGGTCGGTGATCAACCCGACTTCCGAGTTCTACGAGTTCGCCGATGTGCCGGGAGCGGGGATCAGCCGGCATCGTGGGGTGCTGGTGCTCAAGAATCCGGATCTGATCGTCGCTCTGGACTGGGCGAGCGCCACGAAGGCACAGCAGTTCCAGACGCTCTGGCATCTGCCGTCCGACCAGAAGGCGACGGTCTACTCGCGCACGACGGCGATCGGGATGAAGCCAGGTGACACGACTCGGACCATCCTGTTCCAGGTCCCGTACCGGCAGCCGTTGCCGCGGGGCGCGATCCTGGTCAAGCAGGGGCAGACCAATCCGATCCAGGGCTGGCACTACCCGAACATCTTCACCCGGAAGTCCGCGCCGACGCTGATGTTCGCGCGCTCGGGGACGCGGGCCTCGATCCTGTCGGTCATCGCCCCGGTACGGGCCACTGGATCCGTGCAGTACAAGGGCCGCTGGTCAGGTACTACGTACGTCGTCGACCTTGTCGTCGCGGGCGTCAAGACGTCCTTCGGAATCACCCCGGCGGGGTCCCTCTATCGCGTTCGCTGA